TCAACTGGACCATGAACGACCGCATCCGCCGATTCGACATTCCATTCAGTGTCGCCTACGGCAGCGATGTGCACGAAACCCAAAAGGTCATCCTCGAAGCCCTCAAGAAGAGCGGTTTTGGCGACGTACTGGAGACGCCGACCCGTTTCAGCCGTGTCATCATGACCGCCATGGGCGAAAGCAGCGTCGATTTCGAACTGCATGTCTGGATACGCGGATGGGAAACTCTCTATCCCAAACGCACCCGATCCAGGTTTCTTGTTCTCATCTACGATGCGCTTTACGAAGCGGGTATCGAAATACCTTTCCCACAGCGGGATCTGCACATCCGCTCCGTAGACGGGGAGATTCCGCTGAAACTCGACACGGGTATACGGCCGGACACTTCTTACAACGGCAGGCCTTCGCATTGAGCCTAAAAGAGAAAATCCGCGCCGACATTATCAAAAATCGGCAGCGACTGGAAAAGCTCGGGCCGGGACTGATAACCGGCGGTGCCGGTGACGATCCGGCCGGAATCGTCACCTATACGATGGTCGGCGCTTCTGCCGGTTTTTCTCAGCTGTGGCTGCTCTTGCTTTCTACCCCCATGATGATCGCCATCCAGAACATGGTCGCCCGTATCGCTATCGTCACAGGTAAGAGCCTTCCTGAAATAACCACTGCATTCTATTCCAAAAAACTGACCGTCGTCATGATCTTCGTTTTGGCAATTGCCAATATCTTGACGATCGGTGCCGACCTCAACGCCATCGCAGCCATTCTTCATATTCTCAGTGGTTTTCCGACCGTCTATTTTCTCATTCCCATCACGGCCCTTATCGCCTATCTCATTACATTCGGCAAATACAGAAGCATCAAAAAAATCCTCATTACCCTAACGGTCGTACTGGGAGTCTATATTCTTTCGGCCGTTATGGCCAAACCACCGCTTTTGGCGATTCTTCGAAACACTTTTATTCCCAACATGGAATTTGAAAGAGCCTGGGTCATTGCGGCGCTGGCCCTGCTGGGTACCACCATATCGCCCTATCTTCTTTTCTGGCAGGCTGCCGAAGAAAAAGAGGAAAAAAAGAGTGTCGTCCAGGCGTATGAAGTCGACTTGGATACGATGATAGGCATGATCTGGTCCAATCTTCTGGCCTATTGCATAATTATCACCGGTGCCGTCATGCTTTACGGTACCCATGCCGATATCCAGGATGTCGGCACATTGGCCCATACCCTCAGACCGGTCTCGGACGACTACGCCTTCGCCCTTTTCTCTTTCGGCATCATCGTTTCCGGTCTTCTGGCCATCCCCGTGCTTGCCGGCTCGACCGCCTATGCCGTCGCCGACACTTTCGGATGGCGCGAAGGAATGGATTACAAAGTCAGTGACGCCAAAGGCTTCTATATCGTCTTTGTCGGGGCGCTCATCGTCGGTGACCTTGTCGACATAATCCCTGGTATCACGGTCGTCGATGCACTCTACTACTCCCAGGTACTCGACGGCATGCTGATTCCCGTTTTGATCGGTATCGCCATGATGATCGCCAACAACCGCAGGATCATGGGCGAATACCTGCCCGGACGGTGGGGCAATCTGTTCACTCTGTTCGCCCTGCTCGTCACACTGGGGCTTACCACTCTCATGGTCTGGCAATGGATCACTTCATGACCGCATCTCCTATTAGAAAGTATGAGAAATGATGCTGCAGCTGTTCGCTTTTCCCATTCATCTGCTTCTAAACCACGGCTATACCGCTCTTTTCATCTGGAGCATCACGGAGGGAGAAATCGGTCTGATGCTGGCAGGTTGGCTTGCATCGGAGCACAAAGTCTTCACATACAGCCATATTATTCCTGTCGCCATTGCAGGCGCAGTCATCGGAGATCTCTCTCTTTTTCTTTTTGGACGTATTTTCGAAAAAAGAGCCTTGGCCTGGCTCGAAAAATCGCCGGGAAGAAAGGCGAAAGCCCAAAGCTGGCTTCGCCGCTGGGGATCCGCGGTTATCGTTTTCGAACGGTTCGTCTACGGCACCCACATTCCGGCACTGCTTACCATCGGAATGTCGGGGTATCCTTTCTTGAAGTTTCTCTTTTTCGACATTATCGGCATCGTCATGTGGGCTTTTGCGTTCGTATCGATCGGGTACTATTTCGGCGATACCGCTATCAATCTGATTCTTCTGGTCCAAAAAAACGTCATGGTGGTACTCTTTTTCATACTCCTCTTTGCCATGATTCTTTATTCTCAAAACGAAGAGGAGACGCGATAACATACAAAACACTTTCACAAAAGTGAAACTGCAATTGGAATAATCGTCGGATTCTTATCTGAAAATTCTTAGCCGTACCGAAGCCGGTACATCACGATGGCACCGGCGGTGGCGACATTGAAGCTTCTGACATCCGGTTCCATCTCGATGCGCAGGAGTGCATCGCACCGCTCGAGCATCGCACTTGGGACGCCTTCTTCTTCGTTGCCCAGTATCAGTACCCATCGAAGGGGTGGTGAAGCATATTGCGAAAGGGGTGTCGCGTTGGCCGATGTCTCAGCGGCCAGGAGCGTATATCCCAGATCCCGCAGCCGCTCCATGGTTGCGATGGCATCATCGTAGCAGTGGATTCTCAACCGGGTCACATGGCCGGTACTCACCCGGATCGCCCGGCGACCGTAGGGATGGGGGCCGGCGGCTGGGACGACATAACCCCCGACACCCAAAGCGGCGGCATTGCGGGCGATGGCACCGACATTTTCCATATTGTTGAGTCTTGAGAGCATGACGATGCGGTCAGGAAGTTCCCTCAGTGCAATGTTGTCGGGCCGTATGGCATGAGCCATAACATTGTGATGGATTTTGTGCCCCACGATCTTCTCCAGCAGCCCTCTTTCTGCCAGATAGACCACGGGCACCCCAGCTGCCTCGATACGACTTCGCTCTTTTTCGAAATAGTCCGGCGTACAGAGCAGGCTGCAAAATTCCAGACCGCTCTCGAGCAATTGTTCCACGACACGCGGCGAATCGGCCACGAATCCCCCTTTTTTGTCGAAACGGTTGCTACGAAGAGTTCGATAGAGCGCCAATTCGGGAAGATCGAGGGTTTCGAGATGGTGGATTTTCATGAAAAGGCCGCTCCCGTCCGGTTTGATTAGTGAATGTTAGCAAAAAACTTCCGATTCCTGCTAAAGAACGGTTCTGGCAAAGGCCAACTGTTGAAACCCTGTACGCACGCGAACAATTCGACGCCGCAAACTGACGCAAACGGATCTGACCGTCAAACTTCGGCGTCTCATGAGCCTAAACCCTATCCGATGCCGTATCATGTATCATCGCCCTATACCTACGATATCGAGTGGAGGGTCCGGTAGTATCACCCTACTTCTCGAGTTCTTCATAAAAGCGCTTCACATTGAACAGATCGACGATCTGACGGGAAACGACGCGCCTGGTAAAAAAACGCAGCATCACTTCCACCGCGAAAGCGAGGGCGAAGGCACCGAGCAGATAGTAGCCGATCATCGGGTCGTGCCGGCTGTTGTAGTAGAGGGTCAAAGCGGTAATGCCGAACATCGCCACGATGGCAAAGCCAATGACCCAGACGTTCGCGCCCGTCTCCTTGATGCGGAAAAGGTGTCCCACATGGGTCAACCCCTGCACCACCAGCACCGCAAGCGCCGCGACGGTCGTCACTTCGGAGAGATTGAAAAAGACGATCAGAGGAACGATGAGTAGGGCGCTGATGATCAACCCTTCGAAAGAGTGGAAGACGTTGTAGCTGTAGACTTTGGGCAGATTCCCCTCTTTGGCCATCGTATAGCCGATCTCCGTGGCGGCGTAGAGGGTAGCGTTGATGGCCGAAGCGGTGGCCAGGAGGGCCGTTGCGGCCATGATCTTGAAACCCCAGACGCCGAAGATCGGCTTGGCGGCCTCCGCCAGGGCGTAATCTTTGGTTGCGATGACTTTGGAAAGGGGCAGATTGCCCAAAACGGCGATAGAGACGAGAATGTAGAGTGCCGCCACGATGCCGATGGCCCACATCATCGCACGCATCATGGTGCGCCGCGGGTCATCCATATCTTCGATGGTATTGGTGATGACGCTGAATCCCTGATAGGCGAAAAAGGTGAGCCCGATGGCGAACAGCATATTCTGAATGGGCGGCATCTCTTTCATCGAGAGATATTCGGGATGGACCGTAAAAAGCGCGGCAATGGCGAAGACGACGAGAATCGTCACCTTGATGAAGACGAGGATGTTTTCCGATTTAGCGACGATGGAGGCACCGATAAGATTGATGAGGGTGAAGAAGGTGACGATGCCGATGGCAAAAACGTTGACCACCAGCGGGTCCTGATTTGCGTGGGTGAAGGTACTCGCATAGGCCCCGAACGATTTCGCCACCGCCGCCAGGGCGATAAGTTGCGAAAAATAAAAAAGGACACTGGCCGCGCCCGAAAAGACTCCCTCGCCGAAACCCTGGACCAAATACTCCACGATCCCCCCGCGCGAGGGATAGCGAAGAGCCAGCTTCGCCAGCGAATAGCCGCTGAGCAACGCGGCGATACCGCCGAAGACAAAAGAGAGCCAGACGATATTGCCGGCAATGGCGCCGGCCTGGCCGATGACGATGAAGATGCCCGCCCCCACCATCGAACCGATACCGAGAAAGACGGCACTCCATAGACCGAACGCTTTTTGGTTTGCCATCATCATCCTTTAGTTCACTGATATTGCGTTATCATACCATTTTGGTCAAAAAACGTATGCAACCGAGGTTACACTTTCATGCTGAAGATATTTTTCAATTTTCTTTGGCGAATCCCGCAAACTTTAAATCTGCATTGAATCAATTGATACTACCTAAAAAGCGGAACATCATTTTAAAATCTATGATATCGTAACTCCAATGGGATGCAAGAAACGCTCAGTCCCCGCCAAAGAATGGGCTTCGCCCATGCTTTGCATAACATCTAATAGAAAAGATAGAAAATTGCATACCCCGCGAAGAAAGCGACAAACCCCGCCCCGACGAATTTTCGTACAAAAGAGAGACTCTTTCCCGCTTCGGCACCGGCGACATAGATGCGGTAGGTGATGAGATTGGCCAACGCCGCGACGAGGGTACCGAAACCGCCGACGTTGGTCCCCCACAGCAGCGCCTGCCAGTTGCTCGTGAACTTTTCCATCAGCAGGGTCGTGGGCACGTTGCTGATGACCTGGCTCATAAGGCTGGAGAGGATAAAGATATGCATCGGATGTTCCAGCGATGCGCCGATCATCGCCTGGATATTGGTGGTAAGCCCCAAAAACGCGATGAAAGTCAAAAGAAGGGCGTAATCGACTTTCAGGCTTTTTCGGTCGAAAAAGAGAGCGAAAACGAGCGCCAGCAGTGCCGTGCCGGTCGGCAAGATCCGAAGGACACAGAGTACGACGATAAGCAGAAGGACGCCATAGATCAGTGCCAATGGCTGACTTATGGGCCTCTTTTTACGTTTCGAGCCGGAGTTGGGACGGTTTTTGAGGAAGAGGGCCGCTATGGCAAAGAGCAGAAGCATTCCGAAGGAGAAAGGCGCGATGGTCTGGATGAAGGGTATGGTCTGGAGTTCGTAATAGCTGAAAATGAAGATATTCTGGGGCGTTCCGAAAGGGGTGAGCGCCGCACCCGCGTGGGCCGTCAGCGCGACGAGGATGACGAGATTCTCTTTTTCACGGATATTCATAGCCATGACGATGGGCAGAACCGTCACAAGCGCCACGTCGATCGTGACGAACATGGAGAGTACGAACGTGACAACGACCAACAGCAGAGGGATGCGTCCCCTTTTCTCCAACACTCTGGCGATCATACCGAGAAGTTGGCTGTTTTCGATCCCCTTGACGACGACGAAGAGGGCGAAGAGAAGAAAGATCGGCTCCATCTCCTTTTCGGTATAGAGAGGCCAACTTTTCAGATAGAGCGAGGTAGCTGCCAAACCGGCTAGTGAAATAAGAAGCAGCCATTCGTCGATCAAAAAACGTATCAACCTTTTTCCCATATCATCCCGTCTATCTGTCCATTCCGTTCATTATAACATCATCGGAGTATATGATCGTCATAATTATCCATGGTTTAGATTCAATAGAATCTGAAATCGATATGGGATTCACGTTGCGTTAATGTCATAATCCATATAATGGTGCCATGAAAGCGAAATTTCTCCTTCTCGAAGATGACGAAATTCTTTCCGAAACATTGGTCGATATACTCGAAAGCCATGGATTTTCCGTTACGCATGTCATGACGGGGGAGGGTGCGGTCGATGCGACGTTCTACGAACGATTCGATCTTTTGATTTTGGATGTCAACGTCCCCGGCATCGACGGTTTTTCACTGCTTGAAAGTCTCAGAGACGCGGGTGTCACGACGCCGGCCATCTTCATCACGGCACGCACCGACATCGCCTCCTTGGCCCATGGATTCGATGTGGGTGTGGACGATTATCTGAAAAAACCCTTCGACTTCGACGAACTGCTCATCCGCATCGACGCTTTGCTTAAAAAGGCGTACCATGCCCGCTCCGACGAGATCACGGTCGGGGCATTCCGGTATTTGATGGGACGAAACGAACTTTACGAAAAAAACTCATACATCCCCCTGCCGCCCGCGCAGCTAAAACTCGTCAAACTCTTTTTCCAACAAAGAGGCCACACCGTCCCGAAAGAGGTTTTGTTGGAGATATTGGCCGAAGGGGACGAAGCGAGCGAAGGGGCGCTGCGGGTACACATCGCGAAATTGCGCAAAATCGGTCTGCCCATTTTGACCGTGAAAGGCATAGGATACCGACTTGAAACGGCATGAAAAACGGGCATTCTGGAAATTCTTCCTTCTCTATTTCACGAGTGTGGCGGCGCTGGTGCTGGTGGCCGGTTTTTTCTATTTTCAAGAGTCCAAAGCCCATATGCTCAAAAGCGAAGAGTTCTCGCTCATAGAGTTCGCCCGTCACATCAAGATGGGCGGTCCGGCCGGCGAGTTTTCCGACGCTTACGCCTACCGGTTCATTCCCGCGAACAACCGTCATATCGACATTAGAAATTTCACCGTTCGAAACGGCCGTTTCGTCAAGATTATCCCGATGCCTCTGGGCGATGTTTACCTCGAAGTGAGCAAATCGACCCGTGCTTACCAAGAAGCGTTGCACGATTTGCGTCTGCGAATATGGGCCGTGCAATTTCTCATTTTGCTCATTTTTGGCCTCATCAGCTACCGATTGGCCAAAAACGCCATCAAGCCGCTCGAAGAGAGCATCGAACTGCTAGACCGCTTCGCCAAAGACCTTATCCACGATCTCAACACCCCCGTCACCGCCATCAAACTCAACTTGTCGCTTTTGAAAAAGATCCCCGCCCTTCACGAATCACGCGTGCTGCATCGCCTGCAAAAAAGCGTGCATACCATCTCCGAACTGCACGAAAACCTGACCATTCTTCTCGAAGAGAAAACCTTTCAGATGCAGCGCACCGATCTGTGCT
This genomic interval from Hydrogenimonas urashimensis contains the following:
- a CDS encoding TrmH family RNA methyltransferase; translation: MKIHHLETLDLPELALYRTLRSNRFDKKGGFVADSPRVVEQLLESGLEFCSLLCTPDYFEKERSRIEAAGVPVVYLAERGLLEKIVGHKIHHNVMAHAIRPDNIALRELPDRIVMLSRLNNMENVGAIARNAAALGVGGYVVPAAGPHPYGRRAIRVSTGHVTRLRIHCYDDAIATMERLRDLGYTLLAAETSANATPLSQYASPPLRWVLILGNEEEGVPSAMLERCDALLRIEMEPDVRSFNVATAGAIVMYRLRYG
- a CDS encoding response regulator transcription factor produces the protein MKAKFLLLEDDEILSETLVDILESHGFSVTHVMTGEGAVDATFYERFDLLILDVNVPGIDGFSLLESLRDAGVTTPAIFITARTDIASLAHGFDVGVDDYLKKPFDFDELLIRIDALLKKAYHARSDEITVGAFRYLMGRNELYEKNSYIPLPPAQLKLVKLFFQQRGHTVPKEVLLEILAEGDEASEGALRVHIAKLRKIGLPILTVKGIGYRLETA
- a CDS encoding Nramp family divalent metal transporter; its protein translation is MSLKEKIRADIIKNRQRLEKLGPGLITGGAGDDPAGIVTYTMVGASAGFSQLWLLLLSTPMMIAIQNMVARIAIVTGKSLPEITTAFYSKKLTVVMIFVLAIANILTIGADLNAIAAILHILSGFPTVYFLIPITALIAYLITFGKYRSIKKILITLTVVLGVYILSAVMAKPPLLAILRNTFIPNMEFERAWVIAALALLGTTISPYLLFWQAAEEKEEKKSVVQAYEVDLDTMIGMIWSNLLAYCIIITGAVMLYGTHADIQDVGTLAHTLRPVSDDYAFALFSFGIIVSGLLAIPVLAGSTAYAVADTFGWREGMDYKVSDAKGFYIVFVGALIVGDLVDIIPGITVVDALYYSQVLDGMLIPVLIGIAMMIANNRRIMGEYLPGRWGNLFTLFALLVTLGLTTLMVWQWITS
- a CDS encoding SLC13 family permease; the protein is MGKRLIRFLIDEWLLLISLAGLAATSLYLKSWPLYTEKEMEPIFLLFALFVVVKGIENSQLLGMIARVLEKRGRIPLLLVVVTFVLSMFVTIDVALVTVLPIVMAMNIREKENLVILVALTAHAGAALTPFGTPQNIFIFSYYELQTIPFIQTIAPFSFGMLLLFAIAALFLKNRPNSGSKRKKRPISQPLALIYGVLLLIVVLCVLRILPTGTALLALVFALFFDRKSLKVDYALLLTFIAFLGLTTNIQAMIGASLEHPMHIFILSSLMSQVISNVPTTLLMEKFTSNWQALLWGTNVGGFGTLVAALANLITYRIYVAGAEAGKSLSFVRKFVGAGFVAFFAGYAIFYLFY
- a CDS encoding APC family permease, whose amino-acid sequence is MANQKAFGLWSAVFLGIGSMVGAGIFIVIGQAGAIAGNIVWLSFVFGGIAALLSGYSLAKLALRYPSRGGIVEYLVQGFGEGVFSGAASVLFYFSQLIALAAVAKSFGAYASTFTHANQDPLVVNVFAIGIVTFFTLINLIGASIVAKSENILVFIKVTILVVFAIAALFTVHPEYLSMKEMPPIQNMLFAIGLTFFAYQGFSVITNTIEDMDDPRRTMMRAMMWAIGIVAALYILVSIAVLGNLPLSKVIATKDYALAEAAKPIFGVWGFKIMAATALLATASAINATLYAATEIGYTMAKEGNLPKVYSYNVFHSFEGLIISALLIVPLIVFFNLSEVTTVAALAVLVVQGLTHVGHLFRIKETGANVWVIGFAIVAMFGITALTLYYNSRHDPMIGYYLLGAFALAFAVEVMLRFFTRRVVSRQIVDLFNVKRFYEELEK
- a CDS encoding DedA family protein, encoding MMLQLFAFPIHLLLNHGYTALFIWSITEGEIGLMLAGWLASEHKVFTYSHIIPVAIAGAVIGDLSLFLFGRIFEKRALAWLEKSPGRKAKAQSWLRRWGSAVIVFERFVYGTHIPALLTIGMSGYPFLKFLFFDIIGIVMWAFAFVSIGYYFGDTAINLILLVQKNVMVVLFFILLFAMILYSQNEEETR
- a CDS encoding sensor histidine kinase, with the protein product MKRHEKRAFWKFFLLYFTSVAALVLVAGFFYFQESKAHMLKSEEFSLIEFARHIKMGGPAGEFSDAYAYRFIPANNRHIDIRNFTVRNGRFVKIIPMPLGDVYLEVSKSTRAYQEALHDLRLRIWAVQFLILLIFGLISYRLAKNAIKPLEESIELLDRFAKDLIHDLNTPVTAIKLNLSLLKKIPALHESRVLHRLQKSVHTISELHENLTILLEEKTFQMQRTDLCSIVQEVVQIQKPLYPNLDFFVECHHFFATVHAKAFKQLLQNIVSNACRYNRPGGFVKIYTRGRTLIVEDNGIGIENPQKIFERNYSESGSSGIGLDIVKRLSYAMNIKIKIESSKNEGTRFLLTMR